Genomic DNA from Fimbriimonas ginsengisoli Gsoil 348:
TTTGAACCCGCTGACAAGTTAGCATCGGTAGACTAGATTCGCTAGTCATGGTCGAAGAGGTCCAGAACGAATACGATGTCGCTATTATCGGTGGGGGTCCGGCCGGTGCCACGGCGGGCACGCTTCTAAAGCGATACAACCCCGGCCTTCGCGTCGCCATCTTCGAGCGCGAGGTCTTCCCTCGCGATCACATCGGCGAGAGTCTGCTTCCACCGATCTCGGCGATCCTCGACGAGATGGGGTGCTGGGATAAGGTCGAGTCGGCCAACTTCCCAATCAAGCTCGGCGCCACTTATCGATGGGGGCGTAATCCCGAGCTCTGGGATTTCGACTTCGTACCGGTCGAGCAGTTTCGGGAGGAGCCCAGGCCGGCCAAGTTTGCCGGACAACGCACCGCGACCTCGTTTCAGGTGGATCGATCCGTGTACGACAAGATCCTGCTGGATCACGCGGCGGAAATGGGATGCGACGTTCATCAAGCGGCCAAAGTGGCTAAGGTCCACCGCGAAGGGGACCGGGTCACCGCCCTGGAGCTGGAAGGCGGACAATCCGTAACGGCTCGATACTATATCGACGCCTCCGGAAACAGCGGCATCCTGCGCCGCGCCATGGGCATCGAATGCGCCTATCACCCGGCGTTGCAGAACATCGCGATCTGGGATTACTGGCAAAACGCCGAGTGGGCGGTCAAGATCGGCGTGGGCGGTACGCGCATCCAAGTGCGCAGCCTGCCCTACGGCTGGATCTGGTTCATCCCGCTCGGTCCCACCCGCACCAGCATCGGGCTTGTCGTGCCGGTCTCCTACAGTAAGCAATCCGGAAAGAAGCCCGCCGAGCTCTATGCCCAGGCACTCCAAGACGAACCCGCCCTCGCCAAGCTTCTCGCCAACGCGAAGTCCGAGGATCTGCTGAAAAGCACTCGCGATTGGTCGTTCTTGGCGGAAAGGAGCGTCGGGGAGAACTGGTTTCTCATCGGTGAAAGCGCAGGCTTCGCCGATCCGATCCTATCCGCCGGCGTCACCATGGCGCACATCGCCGGCCAGCAAGTCGCCTATACCGTCAACGAGATCGAGCACCGGGGAGACGCCTCTTGGCTGAAAGAGCAGTTCAGCCTCCGCCAACGCCACCGGATCAATACGCATATCCGCTTTGGCGACTACTGGTACACCGCTAACTCGCAATTGAAAGAGCTTAAGGAATTCACTACCCAGTTGGCCGAGGCGAGCGGGCTCGAGCTTACGGCCGAGAAAGCCTGGGATTGGATCGCGCGGGGCGGATTCATCGATGAGGACTTGGCCGTCGGGATCGGCGGATTCGGCCTCGCCTCTCTAAAGGAGTCCCGGCACTATTTGGCCGACCTCCAGTTCGACTCTCCCCTTGAAAAGAACAACGTCTTTCAGCTCGACCTGGAGGGCGCCGGAACGAAGGACCGGGCCAGCTACCTGGAAGGCCGCGTCGGCAAGACCAAGTGCTACGTCCGCGGCAATCGCGTCCTTCCCATCCGGGGAGCGTTCGAGCTGCTCGTACAGGTTCTTCAGCATGAGACTCGGCTCCAGAACATTCTCCAGGCCATCATGGCCGTCGCGCAGCAACGCTCCTCCGACCGTGCGTTCATCCAAAATGTATTGCCTCAGGTGGCCCCTGCTCTAGAAGGGATGGTTAACGACGGCTGGGTGCGCGCGTCGTACGATCCACGCGAGCCGCTGGCGCAGCTCAATTCAGGCTTTCCCGGCTTTCATCGCCACCAGGAGAGCGCCAGTTGATCCGAAAGATGGAAATCCGCCAATGAACTACGATGTCGCCATCATTGGAGGCGGTCCCGCCGGGAGCACCGTCGGCTGCCTGCTCAAGAAGTACAATCCGGCGCTGAAGGTCGCGATCTTGGAGCGGGAAACCTTCCCCCGAGACCACATCGGCGAGAGCCTCCTCCCGCCGATCTCGCCGATCTTGATCGAGATGGGGTGCTGGGACAAGGTGGAAGCCGCGAATTTTCCGATCAAGATCGGCGCGACCCTGCGATGGGGCAAAACCCCGGAACTCTGGAATTTCGAGTTCTTCCCTGCCGACGAGTTCAAGGACGAGCCGCGACCCGCCAAGTTCGAGGGTCAGCGCCGCCTCACCGCATTCCAAGTCGACCGCGCTATCTACGACGAGATCCTGCTAAACCACTGCGCCGAACTCGGCTGCGATGTCCGGCAAGGAACGAAGGTCGCCAAAGTGAACCGGGAGGGTGACCGGGTGACCGGGCTGGAATTGGAGGACGGCGAAGTCGTTACCGCGCGTCATTACGTGGATGCCTCCGGCAATAGCGGCATTCTTCGCCGAGCCATGAACGTCGCTTGCGACTATCCCTCCACGCTCCGGAACATCGCGATCTGGGACTACTGGCAGAACGCCGACTGGGCGGTCCGCATCGGCGTAGGGGCGACCCGCATTCAGGTTCGCAGCCTCGGTTACGGGTGGCTGTGGTTCATTCCCCTTGGCCCTACCCGCACCAGTATCGGGCTGGTCATTCCGGCCGAGTACTTCAAATCCTTGGGCAAGAAACCGCAGGAGGTCTATCGCCAGGCCCTCCAGGAAGAAGAGGCGCTTTCCGCTCTCCTCGCGAATGCCACCAGCGAAGATCGGCTGGAGACGACCCGCGACTGGTCGTTCCTGGCCGAGCGTCAATCTGGCGAAAACTGGTTCTTGGTGGGCGAGAGCGGTGGCTTTGCCGATCCGATCCTCTCGGCAGGCGTCACGATGGCGCAGATTGGCGCCCAGCAGTGCGCCTATACCATCTTGGAAATCGACCGGGGCGAGCTAAAGCGAGAGTGGCTGTGTGAGCAATTCGACCGCCGGCAGATCCGCCGCATCAAAACGCACATTCGCTTCGGCGACTATTGGTATACGGCCAACTCGCAATTCTCCGACCTCAAGGATTTCACCGCGGAGCTGGCGCGCGCGAACGGCCTCGAACTCTCGCCGGATAAGGCCTGGCAATGGCTGGCGCAAGGGGGCTTCATCGATGAGGACCTCACGGTCGGCGCCGGCGGATTCAACCTTCTCAGCATTCGGTCCTCCACCGAATTTCTAACCGAGCTCGATGCCGGTTCGCCGCTGGAAGAAAACAACATTCTAAGGCTCGACTTGCAAGGGGCGACCTGGCAGGATGGCGCGGTTTACCACGAAGGCCGGGTGATAAAGGCCGGCAGCTACACCCGCGATGGCAAGGTGCTGCCGCTCTGGGGCCACTTCGACGTGCTCGTCAAGCTCCTGCAGCGAGAATCCCGATTGCCGAGCATCGTGCAAATGATGCAACTGATGGCGCAGCAGCGCGCGCACGATCCGGTCGCGATGACGTTCCTCGGCATGTTGCCCGAGGCGATGGAGGGGATGGTGCGGGACGGATGGATCCGTGCGTCTTACGACCCCAAACTCCCGCGCGCAACGCTAGTCCAACATGGAACCGGATTTCACCGGAATCGCGACACGTAGGTCGGGCGGAGGCTGATACCCCGCCCCCCTTCTACTTGGGCGTGTTGAACTCGATCTTATCGTTCTTGTGCTTGTTCTGATAGTCCTCGATGGACTTGACCATCGCGGCCCTGTCCGCTTCGGTAGGCCCTTTGTAGGTTGGATCCGCCACTGGATGGCGAGCCGCTTCCTCCTGAGCCTTTGTCATGGTGCCGGCTTCCGACTTGCTACATCCCGGAGTGGTCAAGGTTCCAACCAACAGCAAGGCGATTAGCAAACTTCTTTCGTTTTTCATTGTGAGTCTGATGTCGCGGTCATCGGGGCCCAGCTCCACCGATGTGGAGCTGGACGGATTCGCGGGAGCCGTCTTAGCGGTCGGCATCCCACAGGTTTTTTGGCCCGGTTGTTGATTGGGTCGGGGTCCGTCGCACGCGGCTGCATCCCCTTGGTGTGGCCGTCGACGAACGAGAAGTTGGCGTTTACGCCACTGGTGAGGCTTACGCCGCCGTCCGGTCCGGTTGGGAACGGGTTCGTGGTCGCCGCGAGGCCATTGGGAATGTCCTCCGGTCCGAACCACTCATACTGCCCACCGATATCTCCCGGAATTCTGATCTGCAGGAACGCCGCGGAGAACCACTCGCTGATGTTCCCAAATCCGCAGCAGCCGGACTTGTACATCGAGTCGTCGAAAAGATCCCCAAGAAGAATCGTGCTTGCCGGCTGCGTCACCTGAGTCTGCGACTTCGAGTGCGGAAGCACGTAGTTGCCGTTATCGTTTTGGTTCATCACGCCGCCGAGCACACACGGCGCGGAGTCGCTACATCCGGCGGCATAGCCGGCGGAGTTGGCGCTGTGCGTGTAGGCGTTCGGGGCGTACGAGAGCCCGATCGCGTTCTTGAAGTTGTCCGGCGAGAAGGAGGTGGCCCAGCTCGCGACCGGAGCGTCGTGTCGAGAATCCAGCGGACTTTGGAAGATCGGCAGATTCTTGATGTAGGGCGCCGTCTTTTGAATCCAGGTTCGGCTAAACGTGCCGGAGTCCGCGTCGTTGCCGTTGACCGGACTGAACATGTCGTCGAAGTCACCCGTGTAGATCAACTGACCCAGAGTGATCTGCTTCATGTTCGAGATGTCGGCAGAATTCTTTGCCGCGCGTTTTGCCTGGGCAAAAACCGGGAAAAGAATCGCTGCGAGGATGGCGATGATGGCGATGACGACTAATAGTTCAATTAGCGTAAATGCTTTGCTTCTTCGTTTCATGATGACCTTCGTTGGATGCACTGGACAGCAAAGTCGCTGTCGATGAGGCAGGTGTAAATCAAGTGGTTTCCCCTCGAACGAACTCGACCGGCAGGTTCGTTAAGGCGGGTACGGCGTCGCCGGAAAGCAGACGCGACAAGATCGAGACCGCGGTCCCTCCGACCTCGCGCCACGGCGCCCGGATCGAGGTTATGTTGAAATCGCGGAATTCGAAACCGTCGAAGCCGATGACGGCGACCTCTCCGGGTATCGACATGCCGCGCTCTCGGAGCACGGCACAAGCGGCCCACGCCTGCCAATCGTTCCAACCGACCAACGCGGTTGCCCGGTTGTCCCCGTCCGTCAGAACCTGCAGATCGCGATCGGTCAGGGGCGAGACGTTGTCAAGGCCCTCGTGAACCGTCACTCGGATTCCGTGCGCGCTCGCCGACTCGACGAACGCCTCCATCCGAGTAATCGCCGACTGTGCGGTCGCGGCCGTCTGTTTGTATAAAACGTGTCGATGCCCCCGGCTCGCCAGGTGCCGAGCCTGCATCTGTCCCCCACTCACGTCGTCCGCGGTTACCGACGGCAAAAAGTCGATCGCGTCCACAACCGCCACCGTAGGCACCTTGAGCTCATCGAGCATCGGAACGATCGGATCGTCCGCCCGCGCGTGAATGATCAGGCCGTCGATGGCGCGGTCCGAAACCAGATCGAGCAGCTTGTCCGGCTCGCTCCCCGATGTGTGGACGACCGTGTTCATACCGACCTCGCCGCTCCCTTCGAAGATGCCTCCAAGCAGATCGGCAAAAAACGTTCCGCTTGCCGTGAGACGGCTACGCCCGGAATAGATGCCAATTCGGTTCGTTCGACCCGTAAGAAGCGACCGGGCCTGCGCGTTAGGCCGGTACCCCAGCTTTTCCGCCGCTTGGATCACGCTCAGTCGGGTTGTGGCGGAAACGCGGGTGCCAGAGCGGGTACCGTTCAGCACGACGGACACCGTCGACTCGCTCACTCCGATGGAGCGGGCGACGTCCCGGAGCGTCATCGACCGGCGGCCATTCCAACTGTGGTTGTCGCGCGTCATTGCTTGTGACGCACTATAAGTTGACTCAACGGTGATTCACACGTGAATCAATGTTGATTCACCCGGATCATGGCTTTCCGCCGCAAAAAAGGGAAGGCGGTCCAACTTTTGGCTCGATTTCCGCCGAGTGGCGCCCTAAAACGAAATCCGCCCGAAGGGTATCCTCTGAGATTCGATTGGGCGAGTGGCGGAATTGGTAGACGCGCTGGGTTTAGGTTCCAGTGTCCAAAAGACGTCAGGGTTCGAGTCCCTGCTCGCCCACCAGGGCCAATAGAAGCTTCTCGCTAACGCGTGCGGCGTTTTCGCCGACGGGAAATGGGGCTTCCCTTTCGCGTCGTATAGCCGGCCCACACGCGGCTCCCCGGCATCGCCGGGTCGTTTCGTCCCGGTTCCGAGGGTCTGGGGGCGTCGGCCACGATAGCCGGTCCGGTGCACGAAACCAACATTGCCGAAGCGTGGACCCGCGCGGCATCGGCCTGAACGGCCGCCATAACAATCAATGGCGCCGCCACTCCGCGAGCCATCCAACAAAACGAATTCATCTCACTCCCTATCCCTTTACAGATAAAACGATCAAATAGCGGTAAATAACCCCTTAATGAATTCCTAACGCTGGACTACCAAGAGGTCACGGCTCGGGCCGGATACCGTCGCCTACACCAAACATTCCTTTTCGTTGCATATCAACAAAAGAAATCTCAATAACGTGCCCTTCAAGGCTCCGACTACGAGACAACTTGCCTGATCTAATGTACAACATCAGCCGATTCCTGCCTAGGATCGACTAGCTCCTTTTTTGTGAGTTTCCGCATAAGAACGCACCCCTAACACTTTCCTTTGCGTCAGTTAACGTCTTTGTTTCCACTTCAATAGAATCTATATAAGCTCTCGCATCACGCCCAGAAGCGGTATACGTGCGACCCCTCCGGCGGGATGCGGTCGAATCCACGCGAAGCAGGCGAACTCAGATGCAAGAAGCATGCGTCCTCTCCCTGCACGAAAGTCGATTTGCCGGGCTTGCCGCAATTACATGGACCATCCGGAACCTCCTCCGCAGATTCAACGTAACCCAGCGGTAAGGTGGACGCGTGTGCGCGAGGTTCGCTCGCGTTTCATTCCCCGCAGGTGAACATTTCGTTTCCCGTCACGTCACTTCCCCCCAACGATACGACCGCCTACCGGCCCCACCCAAATCACCCATGAGTCTCGACCTTTCCCTCAGCCAAACCGCCTCCGTCCCCCGGGAGCCTGCTCCCATGGTCGACGGGTACGAGTTTGTCGACCTGAACCTGGTAAAGCCGGATCCGGACGCCATCGCCCTGGCGCCCGGCGACTTCGCCATGAAGAACAAGGTGCTGCCGCTCGGGTTCGACGGAGAGTCTCTGGTCGTGGCGATGGGCTCGCCGCAATCGCTCGGCTCCGTCGACGATCTCGGCATCCTTCTTCAGCGTCCCGTCACCCCGGTCCTCGCCGACGCCAATCTGATCGACAACAAGATCCAGGAATTCTTCCTCGAAAAGATCCTGAGCGGACTGGCTACCAGCGACGAGGCGGGAGCGGCGGAGGTCGACGAATCCACCGATCTCGCCGACCTCTTGCGAATGGCCGACGATTCGGCCGTCGTCAAGATGGTAAACGCCATCTTCGCGCAGGCGGCCCGAGACGGAGCGAGCGACATCCACATCGAACCGTACGAGCGGGAAGTTAAGATTCGTTACCGAATCGACGGCATGCTCCACGACATGATGCGCCCGCCTAAGCGGATGCACGCCGCGCTTATCTCCCGACTTAAGATCCTCGGCGAACTGAACATCGCGGAGCGCCGGCTCCCGCAAGACGGCCGCATCAAAATCACCGTCGGCGCCCGGCAAATCGACATCCGGCTTTCCATCGTCCCCGCCGTCTTCGGCGAGCGCGCCGTCATGCGGTTGCTGGATAAAGGAACCGCCCTCCTCGGCCTGGAAGAGCTCGGCATGGGAGCCGACGTTCTCACCAAATTCCGAAAGATCATCTCGCTGCCCCACGGCATCGTTTTGGCGACCGGCCCCACCGGTTCCGGTAAGTCGACGTCGCTGTACGCCTCGCTGCAAGAGATCTGGTCTCCCGCCACTAACATCCTCACCATCGAGGACCCGGTCGAGTATCAGGTACCCGGCATCAGCCAAATCCAAGTTCGCCCGAACATCGGTCTCACATTTGCTAGCGGCCTTCGCTCCTTCTTGCGGCAAGACCCGGACGTAATCATGGTCGGCGAAATCCGTGACCACGAGACGGCCGAGATCGCCATCCATGCGTCGCTCACCGGCCACCTCGTCTTCTCCACCCTCCACACGAACGACGCCGCCGGCGCGGTAACCCGTCTGCTCGACATGGGCGTCGAACCGTACCTCGTCGCTTCTTCCCTCGTCGGCGTCGTCGCCCAACGGCTCGTTCGCCGGGTTTGCTCGAACTGCTCCGAGCCTGCCGCCCACAAGCCGGACCTGCTCGCCGCCATCGGCCTGACCGGCCACGAGCCGAACGCCAACTTCCGCCGCGGACGGGGATGCGAAAAGTGCCAGGGCACCGGCTACAAGGGCCGGCAGGGGCTCTACGAGCTCCTCGTCGTAGACGAAACGATCAAGCGAATGACGATCGACCGGGCTTCCTCGAGCGCCATGAAGGCGCACGCGATCGAAACCCAGGAAATGCGAACCCTTCTCGGTGACGGCCGCTTAATGGTTCTCAACGGCAAAACCACTCCCGAAGAAGTCCTCCGCGTCTCGCAACGAGAAGACTTCTGACATTGCTTGATTGCTTGATTGCTCGATTGCTAGATTCAACTTATTAATCGAGCAATCAAGCAATCGAGCAATCAAGCAATCCAACAATCAAGCAATCGAAATGACCACTTTCTCCTATGTCGCCCTCGAACCCTCCGGTCAAAAGAAGACCGGGTTCGTTGACGCCTCCAGCCGAGAGGCGGCTATTCAGACCGTTTCCGCCACCGGCCGGTTCGTGCTCGACATCAAGGAGGAAGGGACCCGCACCAAGACGACTTCCGCCGCAAAGCACGAAGTCGCCAAGCGCAAGGGCAAAGTCTCCCGAGGCGATCTCGCCCTCTTCACCCGCCGCCTTGCCGACCTATCGGAAGCCGGCCTTCCTTTGGACCGGGTCCTCCAAGTCGTCTCCGAGCAGTCGGAGAGCATCACCCTCACCGAGGTCGCGGAAAACGCTTTAGACGAGGTCCGGGGCGGAAAGCCGGTGTCCGACGCCCTCGCCGCCTATCCCAAGCTCTTCCCTTCCGTCTTCACCCAAACCCTGAAAGCCGGTGAGGCCAGCGGCCAGTTTCCCGACGTCACCTCGCGCCTCGCCAACTTCCAAGAGAACGAGGTTGCCCGCCGAAGTCAGATCACCTCCGCGCTCGTGTATCCCGGCATCCTCGCCAGCACCGCCGTCTTCGTGGTGGTATTCCTGCTCACTTTCGTCGTTCCCCGCCTTTCGGGCGTCTTCAAGGGACTCGGAAACGACCTCCCGGCCAGCACCAAGCTTCTGCTCGCGATGACCGCGTTCATCACCCAGCAGTGGTATTTCATCATCGGCGGAATCGTGGCGGCGGTCGTGCTGTACAAGGCATGGGCCGGCACGGAAAGCGGCCGGTATCAACGCGACGCCCTGATCATGCGGATGCCTGCCGTCGGCCCCGTGATCCGCAAGGCGACCGTCTCGCGGTTTTCCCGCGTTCTGGCGACCCTCGTATTCGGTGGCGTACCGATCCTCCAGGCGCTCAACATCGCCGGATTAGCCTCCGGAAACCGGGTTTTCCAGCGAAGCGCCGAGGAAGTGGAAGCCGAAGTCCGCGAAGGCGTGTCAATTGCGCAAGCTATGCGAGACGCCGGGGCCTTTCCACCCGTCTTGACCCACATGGTCGCAATCGGCGAGGAGACCGGCGACCTTCCGAAGATGCTTAACCGCGTCTCGGACAGCCTCGACTTCGAGGTTGACAACGGCATGCGACGGCTGACCGCCATGGTCGAGCCGATCATCGTCCTGACCATGGGAGTCTTTGTAGGCTTCGTCGTCCTGTCGGTACTCCTGCCGATCTACGCGGCGGGAGACACGGTGAAATAAAGTCGCCGTGAGAATGCAGAATAGAAAGCTTTTGGAAGAGAGGAACATATGAAAAAGAAAATCAATGGAATGAAGCGGCGGGGCTTTACCCTTATCGAGCTCCTCGTCGTCATCCTGATCCTGGCCATTCTGGCCGCGTTGATCGTGCCTAAGGTTATCGGCCGAACAGACGACGCCAAAGTCGGGGCGGCCAAATCCGACCTGAAGAACCTATCGAGCGCTCTCGAAGCGTTCAAGCTCGACTGCGGGCGTTACCCGACCGCCGACGAGGGACTTACCGCCCTCCAGGTTGCCCCTGGCGACGTCCAAGGCTGGAAAGGCCCGTACCTGAAAGGAATGCCCGAGAGCCAGCCCGTCGACCCGTGGGGAACGGCGTATCAATACGAATACCCCGGCACGAGCGGCGACCCGAACTCGTACACTATCACCAGTCTAGGCGCCGATAAGGCCCAAGGCGGTGACGGCTACAACGCCGACCTCACAGAGAATGGCTAAATCTCGCCGTGGCTTTACTCTGATCGAGGTGTCGGTCGTGATCACGATTATCGTGGTCCTGGCCGCCCTCGTCACGCCAAACCTCTCGAACATGCTCGCGAGCCGGCAGGTGCGGACTTTTGTCAATGCCCTGCCGGATATCGCCGGCCAGACGAGAGACGCCGCCCGCAATCAGGGAGTCACGACAAAGCTCACGTACGACGATTCGGCCCACCAACTGATCGCCTCCATCGAACGCGTCAATCAAGATGACGAGACGATCACTTCGCTGGCGGTGCCGAATCCAGTTCAAATTCAGGCGTTTCAAGCCGACGGACAGCAAAAGAGCGCCGGCGACTGGACCCTTCACTTCTATTCCGACGGCCATAGCGACGGCGGCGGAGTGGAAACCAACGACGCCGGCATGCTTCGTTCGCTGGTCGTCGACCGCAACGGAGTTGCCACGCTAGTCCGGGGGCCGCTTCCCGACGCAACCGAGGAGCGCTGGCCCGCAGGAGATTATGAGCACCGGACGACGACCAACTAAAGGCTTCACCCTCATCGAAGCGCTGGTCGCCGTCGCGCTCCTCACCGGGGGAATCGTCGCCGTCCTCGGCGCCCTCGCTTCCATGACTCGGACCGAATCGCGATTCCGCGACCAGGACCAGATGCAGCGTCTCGCGATGCAGAAGCTCGATGAGCTCGTCTCCACCAGCGACAACATCACCGCTCCCCAAAATGGCGACTTCAAAGATCGCGACGACGACCGGTTCGTATGGAGCAGCGAGGAAGCCCCCAGCGGGGTTGAGAATCTCGACGCCATCACCGTGACCGTTCGCTACGCCGGCAATCCCGCCAAAAATGCGCCCGAGTCCGTGGTCTCGACTCTGCTGTACGTGCCGCCCACGAACACTACGGGGGCGACGCAATGAGGCGCGGCCTAACCCTCGTCGAGCTGCTCATCACCGTCTTCATCGTCAGCATCCTGATGGTGGGGGTGAGCCGAGCCTACGTCAGCACGATCGACTACGACTCCAAGATGCGGGTTGGCCGGGAAGAGTCGCAAAAGGCGATCGCATTTGAAGAGCGCGTCACCGACCTCATCCGCCACGCCAACCTTTCGTCGGATGCCAACCAAACCGCCTCCTTTTTCATCGGGAGCGTAGGCAACGGTCAGGACATGCAGACAGTAGCCGGGAGCGGCAATGCGGACACGCTAATTTTCACCGCCGCCGGGCTCCGGGTCGATGCCGGTCTGCTCGACTCGACGGACGACTTCGAAACTCAAAACCAAAAGGTCGGCCCCCAAGGCGGAATTGGGGAGATTTCACTCTCGACGATCGCAATCGGCGACGCCTCCGGTAAGAGCGGGGTTTTTCTTCGTCAGCAACGTCCCGCCGACGGCGATCCGACCCAAGGCGGTTACGAGTCGCTGGTCCAACCGAACGTCGACACCCTCAAGTTCGAATTCTTCGACGGAACCGACTGGCTCACCACCTGGGATACCCGGACGATGACCACCAAGCGCCTCCCTGCCGCAGTCCGGGTGACCTACCGGCTCAGCGACGAAAATAAAGACCGGATCCTTGTCGTGCAAGTGCCGGCCAGCG
This window encodes:
- a CDS encoding NAD(P)/FAD-dependent oxidoreductase; its protein translation is MVEEVQNEYDVAIIGGGPAGATAGTLLKRYNPGLRVAIFEREVFPRDHIGESLLPPISAILDEMGCWDKVESANFPIKLGATYRWGRNPELWDFDFVPVEQFREEPRPAKFAGQRTATSFQVDRSVYDKILLDHAAEMGCDVHQAAKVAKVHREGDRVTALELEGGQSVTARYYIDASGNSGILRRAMGIECAYHPALQNIAIWDYWQNAEWAVKIGVGGTRIQVRSLPYGWIWFIPLGPTRTSIGLVVPVSYSKQSGKKPAELYAQALQDEPALAKLLANAKSEDLLKSTRDWSFLAERSVGENWFLIGESAGFADPILSAGVTMAHIAGQQVAYTVNEIEHRGDASWLKEQFSLRQRHRINTHIRFGDYWYTANSQLKELKEFTTQLAEASGLELTAEKAWDWIARGGFIDEDLAVGIGGFGLASLKESRHYLADLQFDSPLEKNNVFQLDLEGAGTKDRASYLEGRVGKTKCYVRGNRVLPIRGAFELLVQVLQHETRLQNILQAIMAVAQQRSSDRAFIQNVLPQVAPALEGMVNDGWVRASYDPREPLAQLNSGFPGFHRHQESAS
- a CDS encoding NAD(P)/FAD-dependent oxidoreductase, whose translation is MNYDVAIIGGGPAGSTVGCLLKKYNPALKVAILERETFPRDHIGESLLPPISPILIEMGCWDKVEAANFPIKIGATLRWGKTPELWNFEFFPADEFKDEPRPAKFEGQRRLTAFQVDRAIYDEILLNHCAELGCDVRQGTKVAKVNREGDRVTGLELEDGEVVTARHYVDASGNSGILRRAMNVACDYPSTLRNIAIWDYWQNADWAVRIGVGATRIQVRSLGYGWLWFIPLGPTRTSIGLVIPAEYFKSLGKKPQEVYRQALQEEEALSALLANATSEDRLETTRDWSFLAERQSGENWFLVGESGGFADPILSAGVTMAQIGAQQCAYTILEIDRGELKREWLCEQFDRRQIRRIKTHIRFGDYWYTANSQFSDLKDFTAELARANGLELSPDKAWQWLAQGGFIDEDLTVGAGGFNLLSIRSSTEFLTELDAGSPLEENNILRLDLQGATWQDGAVYHEGRVIKAGSYTRDGKVLPLWGHFDVLVKLLQRESRLPSIVQMMQLMAQQRAHDPVAMTFLGMLPEAMEGMVRDGWIRASYDPKLPRATLVQHGTGFHRNRDT
- a CDS encoding prepilin-type N-terminal cleavage/methylation domain-containing protein, with the translated sequence MKRRSKAFTLIELLVVIAIIAILAAILFPVFAQAKRAAKNSADISNMKQITLGQLIYTGDFDDMFSPVNGNDADSGTFSRTWIQKTAPYIKNLPIFQSPLDSRHDAPVASWATSFSPDNFKNAIGLSYAPNAYTHSANSAGYAAGCSDSAPCVLGGVMNQNDNGNYVLPHSKSQTQVTQPASTILLGDLFDDSMYKSGCCGFGNISEWFSAAFLQIRIPGDIGGQYEWFGPEDIPNGLAATTNPFPTGPDGGVSLTSGVNANFSFVDGHTKGMQPRATDPDPINNRAKKPVGCRPLRRLPRIRPAPHRWSWAPMTATSDSQ
- a CDS encoding LacI family DNA-binding transcriptional regulator, with the protein product MTRDNHSWNGRRSMTLRDVARSIGVSESTVSVVLNGTRSGTRVSATTRLSVIQAAEKLGYRPNAQARSLLTGRTNRIGIYSGRSRLTASGTFFADLLGGIFEGSGEVGMNTVVHTSGSEPDKLLDLVSDRAIDGLIIHARADDPIVPMLDELKVPTVAVVDAIDFLPSVTADDVSGGQMQARHLASRGHRHVLYKQTAATAQSAITRMEAFVESASAHGIRVTVHEGLDNVSPLTDRDLQVLTDGDNRATALVGWNDWQAWAACAVLRERGMSIPGEVAVIGFDGFEFRDFNITSIRAPWREVGGTAVSILSRLLSGDAVPALTNLPVEFVRGETT
- a CDS encoding GspE/PulE family protein, whose protein sequence is MSLDLSLSQTASVPREPAPMVDGYEFVDLNLVKPDPDAIALAPGDFAMKNKVLPLGFDGESLVVAMGSPQSLGSVDDLGILLQRPVTPVLADANLIDNKIQEFFLEKILSGLATSDEAGAAEVDESTDLADLLRMADDSAVVKMVNAIFAQAARDGASDIHIEPYEREVKIRYRIDGMLHDMMRPPKRMHAALISRLKILGELNIAERRLPQDGRIKITVGARQIDIRLSIVPAVFGERAVMRLLDKGTALLGLEELGMGADVLTKFRKIISLPHGIVLATGPTGSGKSTSLYASLQEIWSPATNILTIEDPVEYQVPGISQIQVRPNIGLTFASGLRSFLRQDPDVIMVGEIRDHETAEIAIHASLTGHLVFSTLHTNDAAGAVTRLLDMGVEPYLVASSLVGVVAQRLVRRVCSNCSEPAAHKPDLLAAIGLTGHEPNANFRRGRGCEKCQGTGYKGRQGLYELLVVDETIKRMTIDRASSSAMKAHAIETQEMRTLLGDGRLMVLNGKTTPEEVLRVSQREDF
- a CDS encoding type II secretion system F family protein; the protein is MTTFSYVALEPSGQKKTGFVDASSREAAIQTVSATGRFVLDIKEEGTRTKTTSAAKHEVAKRKGKVSRGDLALFTRRLADLSEAGLPLDRVLQVVSEQSESITLTEVAENALDEVRGGKPVSDALAAYPKLFPSVFTQTLKAGEASGQFPDVTSRLANFQENEVARRSQITSALVYPGILASTAVFVVVFLLTFVVPRLSGVFKGLGNDLPASTKLLLAMTAFITQQWYFIIGGIVAAVVLYKAWAGTESGRYQRDALIMRMPAVGPVIRKATVSRFSRVLATLVFGGVPILQALNIAGLASGNRVFQRSAEEVEAEVREGVSIAQAMRDAGAFPPVLTHMVAIGEETGDLPKMLNRVSDSLDFEVDNGMRRLTAMVEPIIVLTMGVFVGFVVLSVLLPIYAAGDTVK
- the gspG gene encoding type II secretion system major pseudopilin GspG, whose protein sequence is MKKKINGMKRRGFTLIELLVVILILAILAALIVPKVIGRTDDAKVGAAKSDLKNLSSALEAFKLDCGRYPTADEGLTALQVAPGDVQGWKGPYLKGMPESQPVDPWGTAYQYEYPGTSGDPNSYTITSLGADKAQGGDGYNADLTENG
- a CDS encoding prepilin-type N-terminal cleavage/methylation domain-containing protein → MAKSRRGFTLIEVSVVITIIVVLAALVTPNLSNMLASRQVRTFVNALPDIAGQTRDAARNQGVTTKLTYDDSAHQLIASIERVNQDDETITSLAVPNPVQIQAFQADGQQKSAGDWTLHFYSDGHSDGGGVETNDAGMLRSLVVDRNGVATLVRGPLPDATEERWPAGDYEHRTTTN
- a CDS encoding type IV pilus modification PilV family protein, translating into MSTGRRPTKGFTLIEALVAVALLTGGIVAVLGALASMTRTESRFRDQDQMQRLAMQKLDELVSTSDNITAPQNGDFKDRDDDRFVWSSEEAPSGVENLDAITVTVRYAGNPAKNAPESVVSTLLYVPPTNTTGATQ